A window of the Butyricimonas faecalis genome harbors these coding sequences:
- a CDS encoding lysine exporter LysO family protein has product MKGSIIIVSFFIAGVLIGRFVHVPSLLTAEAPTLYALYALMFFVGISIGSDKKALEALKHQNFKIILVPLATIIGTLAGSALISLALSGKSLTDCLAVGSGFGYYSLSTIFITQYKGAELGTIALVSNILRELIALLAAPLLVRYFGKLAPISVGGATTADTTLPIITKFCGKEFVIISIVHGMLVDLSVPFLVTFFCTI; this is encoded by the coding sequence ATGAAAGGTAGTATCATCATTGTCTCTTTCTTTATTGCAGGCGTCCTAATAGGCAGATTCGTGCATGTTCCTTCTCTGTTAACCGCCGAAGCCCCTACCCTTTATGCCTTATATGCTCTCATGTTTTTTGTCGGCATCAGCATCGGAAGCGATAAAAAAGCATTGGAAGCCTTAAAACATCAAAACTTCAAAATTATCTTGGTTCCATTGGCAACAATCATTGGAACTCTAGCCGGCTCCGCTTTAATCAGTCTTGCCTTAAGCGGCAAAAGTCTAACCGACTGCCTCGCCGTAGGTTCCGGATTCGGATATTATTCTCTCTCAACCATTTTCATCACTCAGTACAAAGGAGCAGAACTCGGTACAATCGCCCTCGTTTCCAACATTCTACGAGAATTGATCGCCCTACTGGCAGCTCCTTTGCTCGTGCGTTATTTCGGAAAACTTGCCCCGATATCCGTGGGAGGAGCAACGACTGCCGATACCACACTCCCTATTATCACGAAGTTTTGTGGGAAGGAGTTTGTAATTATATCCATTGTTCACGGAATGCTGGTAGATTTAAGTGTACCGTTTTTAGTTACTTTCTTTTGTACGATATAG